The proteins below are encoded in one region of Manis javanica isolate MJ-LG chromosome 8, MJ_LKY, whole genome shotgun sequence:
- the WARS1 gene encoding tryptophan--tRNA ligase, cytoplasmic, with the protein MADVPSSEQGCASPLELFNRIAAQGELVRSLKAGTAPKDEVDSAVKTLLSLKMSYRAAMGEDYKADCPPGNPALECNSGLGATEAEEDFVDPWTVQTSSAKGIDYDKLIVRFGSSKIDKELISRIERAIGQKPHRFLRRGIFFSHRDMNQVLDAYENKKPFYLYTGRGPSSEAMHVGHLIPFIFTKWLQDVFNVPLVIQMTDDEKYLWKDLTLEQAYGYAVENAKDIIACGFDINKTFIFSDLDYMGMSPGFYKNVVKIQKHVTFNQVKGIFGFSDSDCIGKISFPAIQAAPSFSTSFPQIFQDRTDVQCLIPCAIDQDPYFRMTRDVAPRIGYPKPALLHSTFFPALQGAQTKMSASDPNSSIFLTDTAKQIKNKVNKHAFSGGRDTVEEHRQFGGNCDVDVSFMYLTFFLEDDDKLEQIKKDYTNGVMLTGELKKTLIEVLQPLIAEHQARRKEVTDKIVKEFMTPRALSYDFK; encoded by the exons ATGGCGGATGTGCCCAGCAGCGAGCAGGGATGTGCCTCCCCGCTGGAACTGTTCAACCGCATAGCTGCCCAAGGGGAGCTCGTGCGATCCCTCAAAGCTGGAACGGCGCCGAAG GATGAAGTTGATTCCGCAGTGAAAACGTTGTTGTCCTTAAAAATGAGCTACAGAGCTGCCATGGGGGAGGACTACAAGGCCGACTGCCCTCCAGGGAACCCGGCACTGGAGTGTAACAGTGGCCTGGGTGCCACAGAAGCCGAAGAGGATTTTGTGGACCCATGGACAGTACAGACGAGCAGTGCAAAAGGCATTGATTATGACAAGCTCATTG TTCGGTTCGGAAGCAGTAAAATTGACAAAGAACTGATAAGCCGGATAGAGCGGGCCATTGGCCAGAAGCCGCACCGCTTCCTGCGCAGGGGCATCTTCTTCTCACACAG AGATATGAATCAAGTTCTTGATGCCTATGAAAACAAGAAGCCATTTTATCTGTATACGGGCAGGGGCCCCTCTTCCGAGGCAATGCATGTAGGTCACCTCATcccatttatttttacaaa GTGGCTGCAGGATGTGTTTAATGTCCCCTTGGTCATCCAGATGACGGACGACGAGAAGTACCTGTGGAAGGACTTGACTCTGGAGCAGGCCTACGGCTACGCCGTGGAGAATGCCAAGGACATCATCGCCTGTGGGTTTGACATCAACAAGACCTTCATCTTCTCGGACCTCGACTACATGGG GATGAGCCCAGGCTTCTACAAGAACGTGGTCAAGATCCAGAAGCACGTGACCTTCAACCAAGTGAAAGGCATTTTTGGCTTCAgcgacagtgactgcattg GGAAGATCAGTTTTCCTGCCATCCAGGCTGCTCCCTCCTTCAGCACCTCGTTCCCTCAGATCTTCCAAGACCGGACGGACGTCCAGTGCCTCATCCCATGCGCCATTGACCAG GACCCTTATTTCCGAATGACGAGGGATGTGGCCCCCCGGATCGGCTACCCTAAACCAGCCCTGCTGCACTCGACCTTCTTCCCTGCCCTGCAAGGGGCCCAGACCAAAATGAGTGCCAGTGATCCCAACTCCTCCATCTTCCTCACAGACACGGCCAAGCAGATCAAGAACAAG GTCAACAAGCATGCGTTTTCCGGGGGCAGAGACACCGTCGAGGAGCACAGGCAGTTTGGGGGCAACTGTGACGTGGATGTGTCCTTCATGTACCTGACCTTCTTCCTCGAGGATGATGACAAGCTGGAGCAGATCAAGAAG GATTACACCAATGGAGTCATGCTCACCGGCGAGCTCAAGAAGACTCTCATAGAGGTCCTGCAGCCCTTGATCGCAGAGCACCAGGCCCGGCGAAAGGAGGTCACAGACAAGATAGTGAAGGAGTTCATGACTCCCCGGGCGCTGTCCTATGACTTTAAGTAA